One Bacillus sp. 1780r2a1 DNA segment encodes these proteins:
- a CDS encoding 1,4-dihydroxy-2-naphthoate polyprenyltransferase, whose amino-acid sequence MSQTSYAQPKRPLKTVLWQLTRPHTLTASFVPVLIGTVMAMYVGQVDVWLFLAMLFACLFIQIATNLFNEYYDFIRGLDTEDSVGIGGAIVRDGMKPKTVLQLALACYGISLLLGVYICMSSTWWLALVGLFGMAIGYLYTGGPLPIAYTPFGELFAGVCMGALFILISFYIQTGVVTTESILVSIPIAFLVGAINLSNNIRDIEEDTKGGRKTLAILLGEKKAVYFLGFLFVISYIWIVVLVITGVVGAFALLVFLSIPKPIRAIKGFVSGTPPMNMIVAMKSTAQTNTFFGLLLSVGLFIGYYL is encoded by the coding sequence ATGAGTCAAACGAGTTACGCTCAACCTAAAAGACCGCTAAAAACAGTACTGTGGCAGTTAACTCGTCCCCATACATTAACAGCTTCGTTTGTACCGGTGTTAATTGGAACAGTAATGGCAATGTATGTTGGACAAGTTGATGTATGGTTATTTTTAGCCATGCTTTTTGCATGTTTATTTATTCAAATTGCAACGAACTTATTTAATGAATACTATGATTTTATAAGAGGACTGGATACAGAAGATTCAGTAGGGATTGGCGGTGCCATTGTACGCGACGGAATGAAGCCAAAAACTGTGTTGCAGCTTGCCTTAGCTTGCTATGGAATTTCTTTGTTATTAGGTGTTTACATCTGTATGAGTAGCACATGGTGGCTAGCACTTGTCGGGCTATTCGGCATGGCGATTGGATATTTATATACTGGAGGGCCGTTGCCAATAGCCTATACACCTTTTGGAGAGCTGTTCGCCGGTGTATGTATGGGTGCTCTGTTTATTTTAATTTCTTTCTACATTCAAACAGGCGTCGTTACGACAGAAAGTATTCTTGTTTCAATTCCTATTGCTTTTTTAGTTGGAGCGATTAATTTATCAAATAATATTCGTGATATTGAAGAAGACACAAAAGGTGGACGTAAAACGCTAGCAATTTTATTAGGCGAAAAGAAAGCAGTTTATTTTCTTGGATTTTTATTTGTTATTTCATATATCTGGATTGTTGTTCTTGTCATAACAGGAGTTGTGGGTGCGTTTGCGCTGTTAGTTTTCTTAAGTATCCCAAAACCGATTAGAGCAATTAAAGGGTTTGTGTCGGGTACGCCACCGATGAATATGATCGTTGCAATGAAATCTACTGCGCAGACAAATACGTTCTTCGGACTATTGTTGTCAGTTGGATTGTTTATTGGCTATTACTTATAA
- a CDS encoding alanine--tRNA ligase-related protein — translation MIEKIYYTSPYTTKWTASILSSFESNNRYYVELNKTAFYPEGGGQPSDIGTIAGHKVLDVTEKDHSVFHEIDKPLEVDIQVECEIDWNRRFDHMQQHTGQHLLSAILSDVFNIHTVSFHLGKDIASIDVNVPSIDDKALIEIEQTVNKAIYANKPLNTYYVSQDQLSTLSLRKMPELEDEQIRIVEIHTLDTSACCGTHVRSTGELGIIKLLKTEKQRGHTRLFFKCGMRALKDYEQTHRILSQVSYHFSTKSELVLERLEKLEADFKVLSKQNDVLKSENAHYLSQSLLDKKQGFVLTHEFEDKTLKDGQAIIKQLLQTENIIGIFSSSLEPKVLLAHNTDKIHSGNLFKEHLSQFNGKGGGGANQAQAQFLKMEDRNHFISYLQEYLDKV, via the coding sequence ATGATTGAAAAAATTTATTATACGTCCCCTTATACAACAAAGTGGACTGCTTCTATTTTATCTTCATTCGAAAGCAACAATCGTTATTACGTTGAACTAAACAAAACGGCTTTTTATCCAGAAGGTGGTGGTCAACCTTCTGACATAGGCACTATTGCAGGACATAAAGTGTTAGATGTCACGGAAAAAGATCATTCTGTCTTCCACGAAATTGATAAGCCATTAGAGGTAGATATACAAGTAGAGTGTGAGATTGATTGGAATCGTCGCTTTGATCACATGCAGCAACATACAGGGCAACATTTACTCTCAGCAATCTTAAGTGATGTGTTCAACATACATACTGTAAGTTTTCATTTAGGTAAGGATATCGCTTCAATTGATGTGAACGTTCCTTCAATTGATGATAAAGCGTTGATAGAAATTGAGCAGACAGTAAATAAAGCTATTTATGCGAACAAGCCGTTGAACACATATTATGTATCACAAGATCAGCTATCCACTCTTTCTCTTCGTAAAATGCCTGAGTTAGAAGATGAACAAATTCGAATTGTGGAAATCCATACGCTAGATACCTCAGCATGTTGCGGAACTCATGTGAGAAGTACAGGTGAGCTAGGCATTATTAAGCTATTGAAAACTGAAAAACAACGAGGACATACTCGATTGTTCTTTAAATGCGGAATGCGAGCGCTAAAAGACTACGAACAAACCCACCGTATCCTTTCTCAAGTCAGCTACCATTTTAGTACAAAAAGCGAGCTTGTCTTAGAGAGATTGGAAAAACTAGAAGCTGACTTCAAGGTCCTTAGTAAACAAAACGACGTGCTAAAATCTGAAAATGCTCATTACTTATCTCAATCTCTTCTTGATAAAAAACAAGGCTTTGTTTTAACTCATGAATTTGAAGATAAGACGTTAAAAGATGGACAAGCTATCATTAAGCAGCTGCTTCAAACTGAAAACATAATTGGTATCTTCTCTTCGTCTTTAGAACCAAAAGTGTTATTAGCACACAATACTGATAAAATTCACAGTGGAAACCTTTTTAAAGAGCATCTTTCTCAATTTAACGGAAAAGGTGGCGGAGGTGCAAACCAAGCGCAGGCGCAGTTCTTAAAGATGGAAGATCGTAACCACTTTATCTCTTATCTCCAAGAATACTTAGATAAAGTATAA
- a CDS encoding PH domain-containing protein: MGLLDGLMGNASEVSVSSVEKDLRDILVQGEQVEHAFKLIRDIFVFSNKRLILIDKQGVTGKKTSYHSIPYKNITHFSVETAGTFDLDAELVIWVSGSTAPIVKEFRKDKNIYAVQKALATYVL; the protein is encoded by the coding sequence ATGGGTTTACTAGATGGTTTAATGGGCAATGCATCAGAAGTAAGCGTGTCTTCAGTAGAAAAAGATTTGCGAGATATTTTAGTACAGGGAGAACAGGTAGAGCATGCGTTTAAATTGATTCGCGATATCTTTGTTTTTTCTAATAAACGATTAATATTAATCGATAAGCAAGGTGTAACTGGTAAGAAAACAAGCTATCATTCCATTCCATATAAAAATATTACGCATTTTAGCGTCGAAACGGCTGGAACATTTGATTTGGATGCAGAACTGGTTATCTGGGTTTCAGGCTCAACAGCTCCAATCGTAAAAGAGTTTCGTAAAGATAAAAACATTTATGCAGTACAAAAAGCACTTGCTACGTATGTACTATGA
- a CDS encoding Fe(3+) dicitrate ABC transporter substrate-binding protein, whose amino-acid sequence MKNIRMKKSLGMVAALSGLLFLGACGGAVEESKSTGEKNGDTVTVKHELGETDVSKEPKKVVALELSFVDALEGLGMQPVGIADDNKKDMIEKLVDGKVDYTSVGTRQQPNLEVISSLQPDLIIADVQRHKAIYKELQQIAPTIELKSRESTYEENIESFETISKAVGKEDVANKRLQEHEQTIQELKDTLKEEAGQTVLPAVVRDTSFQAHTSSSYDGEFLEKLGLKNAVESEEAYAEMNLEQLSDINPGILILANNEGKLITDEWKNNPLWKDLDAVKNDKVFVVDRDLWTRFRGVISAEAIGKDTVKLLDNKTK is encoded by the coding sequence ATGAAGAATATAAGAATGAAAAAAAGCTTGGGGATGGTTGCTGCTTTATCAGGGCTATTGTTTTTAGGAGCTTGCGGCGGAGCGGTTGAAGAGTCTAAATCAACTGGTGAAAAAAATGGTGACACTGTAACCGTGAAGCATGAGCTTGGCGAAACGGATGTTTCAAAAGAACCGAAAAAAGTAGTTGCGCTTGAATTGTCTTTTGTTGATGCGCTTGAAGGATTAGGTATGCAGCCTGTAGGGATTGCAGATGACAATAAAAAAGACATGATTGAAAAACTAGTTGATGGTAAAGTGGATTACACATCAGTTGGAACGCGTCAACAGCCGAATCTAGAAGTAATTAGCTCCCTTCAGCCGGATTTGATTATTGCGGATGTTCAGCGTCATAAAGCCATTTATAAAGAGTTACAGCAAATTGCACCAACCATTGAACTGAAAAGCCGTGAATCTACATATGAAGAGAACATAGAGTCATTTGAAACGATTTCAAAAGCAGTTGGGAAAGAAGACGTAGCGAACAAAAGGTTACAAGAGCACGAACAAACCATTCAAGAGTTAAAGGATACGTTAAAAGAAGAAGCCGGTCAAACAGTGCTGCCAGCTGTTGTACGAGACACTTCTTTCCAAGCTCATACATCTTCTTCATACGATGGGGAGTTTCTAGAGAAGCTAGGCTTAAAGAATGCTGTTGAATCAGAAGAAGCGTATGCGGAAATGAACTTAGAACAGTTGTCAGACATTAACCCAGGAATTTTAATTTTAGCAAATAATGAAGGTAAACTAATTACAGATGAATGGAAAAACAACCCTCTTTGGAAAGACTTAGATGCTGTGAAAAATGATAAAGTATTCGTAGTTGATCGTGATTTATGGACACGATTTCGAGGCGTAATTTCGGCTGAAGCAATCGGAAAAGATACAGTTAAGTTGTTAGACAACAAGACAAAATAA
- a CDS encoding iron ABC transporter permease — protein MTKKSQDKKINKYAVAVISACLLLVGIVIHIGVGSSSIGLKEILSTFFNEHDASREATIIQTLRLPRALLAALIGASLAVAGALMQAITRNSLASPQVFGVNAGASFAIVLVLLFFPMFTSQVTVYAAFFGAALGGVTVYAFAAGGKTTHVKLALAGMAVHLFLSSLTQGAIVLNEQATDVLYWLVGSVSGKDWTHVKIALPWTILGLLGAFILSKSVSIFALGENMATSLGEKVKWIRAAAGVLVIILAGSSVAVAGPIGFVGLITPHIARKIVGGDYQRILPFSAMFGAILLVYADILSRFIAYPFESPVGIVTALIGAPFFLYLARKGRGIKQ, from the coding sequence ATGACGAAAAAATCTCAAGACAAGAAAATAAATAAATACGCAGTTGCTGTAATTAGCGCTTGTTTGCTGCTCGTTGGTATAGTGATACATATTGGTGTAGGCTCTTCATCTATTGGGCTTAAAGAGATTCTCAGCACCTTTTTTAATGAACATGATGCTTCCAGAGAAGCAACTATTATTCAAACCTTAAGGCTTCCCAGAGCCCTGTTAGCAGCTTTGATTGGAGCTTCTTTAGCAGTCGCTGGGGCATTAATGCAGGCTATTACGCGAAATTCACTTGCTTCACCGCAGGTATTTGGCGTAAATGCAGGGGCTTCGTTTGCCATTGTTTTAGTATTGCTCTTCTTCCCGATGTTTACATCTCAAGTAACCGTATATGCTGCTTTTTTCGGAGCTGCACTTGGAGGCGTAACCGTATATGCATTTGCTGCAGGTGGTAAAACAACGCATGTTAAATTGGCTTTAGCTGGCATGGCAGTGCATTTGTTTTTATCATCTTTAACACAAGGTGCGATCGTTTTAAATGAACAAGCAACGGACGTTTTATATTGGCTAGTAGGTTCTGTTAGCGGTAAAGATTGGACGCATGTAAAAATTGCGCTGCCTTGGACTATTTTAGGTTTACTTGGTGCTTTTATTCTGTCAAAATCTGTCTCTATTTTTGCATTAGGTGAGAATATGGCAACTAGTCTAGGTGAAAAAGTAAAATGGATTCGCGCTGCAGCTGGAGTGTTGGTCATTATTTTAGCAGGTTCTTCTGTGGCTGTAGCTGGGCCTATTGGATTTGTTGGGTTAATTACTCCGCATATTGCTCGCAAGATAGTGGGAGGAGATTATCAGCGAATACTCCCGTTTTCAGCAATGTTTGGAGCGATTTTGCTTGTATATGCGGATATTTTATCAAGATTTATCGCTTACCCTTTTGAGTCACCTGTAGGTATTGTAACTGCGCTCATTGGTGCACCGTTCTTTTTATATCTTGCTCGTAAAGGGAGGGGAATTAAGCAATGA
- a CDS encoding iron ABC transporter permease: MKQKKQTYMKILMLVLLVIVASVISLGVGAVYISPVEVIQTLLGTSQDGLFILNNYRIPRILIALIVGASLAVAGAILQGILKNPLASPDVIGVTKGAGLLAVFVIIIFPGASMIAVPIAAFLGAAVIALVLMIFSHTSGAKPYTLALVGVALGAICQAGIQYFMIKFPDNVNTTLLWLTGSLWGRGWSELWFLLPALILTPIIIIFTPKLDILNLGDDVASGLGERTRALRYTLLGIAVILTGVAVAVVGTIGFIGLIAPHIARRLVGSQSKFLLPTSALTGALFLLIADSVGRGLVPPIEIPAGIVTAIIGGPYFLYLLRKEQSS; this comes from the coding sequence ATGAAACAAAAAAAGCAAACATACATGAAGATTTTGATGCTGGTGCTGCTAGTCATTGTAGCCTCTGTTATTAGTTTAGGAGTCGGAGCAGTATACATTTCACCAGTGGAAGTTATCCAAACGCTTCTGGGTACATCGCAGGATGGTTTATTTATCTTAAACAACTATCGAATTCCCCGTATTTTAATTGCACTTATTGTAGGAGCGTCGCTTGCGGTAGCAGGAGCGATTTTGCAAGGAATCTTAAAGAATCCTTTGGCATCTCCTGACGTCATTGGTGTGACGAAAGGAGCTGGACTGTTGGCTGTATTTGTTATTATCATTTTTCCTGGTGCTTCAATGATAGCTGTACCGATAGCAGCTTTTCTAGGAGCAGCGGTAATCGCACTGGTTTTAATGATTTTTTCGCATACCTCTGGAGCTAAACCATATACCCTCGCACTCGTGGGCGTCGCGCTCGGTGCAATTTGTCAAGCTGGTATTCAGTACTTTATGATTAAGTTCCCAGACAACGTAAATACAACGTTGCTTTGGTTGACAGGAAGTCTTTGGGGAAGGGGATGGAGCGAACTATGGTTTTTACTACCAGCACTCATCCTCACTCCTATTATTATTATCTTTACACCAAAGCTTGATATCTTGAACCTTGGAGATGATGTAGCTTCTGGATTAGGTGAGCGAACAAGAGCCTTGCGATACACGCTTCTTGGAATCGCGGTGATTTTAACAGGAGTAGCAGTTGCTGTTGTTGGTACAATTGGCTTTATTGGATTGATCGCACCTCATATTGCAAGAAGGCTAGTCGGGAGCCAGTCAAAGTTTTTGTTGCCAACATCTGCATTAACAGGAGCTTTGTTTCTATTAATTGCTGATAGTGTAGGACGTGGTCTTGTGCCCCCAATTGAAATTCCAGCAGGCATTGTTACGGCCATAATAGGCGGTCCGTATTTTTTATATTTATTACGTAAAGAACAAAGCAGCTAA
- a CDS encoding ABC transporter ATP-binding protein: MNKLTAEQLSLSYDKNTIIDNIDLHIPQGEISIIIGANGCGKSTILRSLARLLKPTQGSIYLNGKDIHRHSSKEVAKQLAILPQAPEAPEDLTVKELCYYGRHPHKGLFARYTQEDHQIVDEALRATRMDAFSERTLDALSGGQRQRAWIAMALAQGTDLLLLDEPTTYLDLAHQIEVLELLRSLNQQHQRTIVMVLHDLNQAARYGDYLISISEGAIYKEGPPEEVFTEKMIEDVFRLSSTIIKNPVDQSPICIPTGVIR, translated from the coding sequence GTGAACAAGCTAACAGCAGAGCAACTTTCGTTATCGTATGATAAAAATACAATTATTGATAATATTGATTTACACATTCCCCAAGGGGAAATTAGCATTATTATTGGAGCAAACGGGTGTGGGAAGTCAACCATTCTTCGATCATTAGCTCGCCTTTTAAAGCCAACGCAAGGGAGCATTTATTTAAATGGGAAAGACATTCATCGCCATTCGTCTAAAGAAGTAGCGAAGCAGCTCGCGATTTTGCCTCAAGCGCCGGAAGCACCTGAGGATTTAACTGTTAAAGAGCTTTGTTACTATGGACGCCACCCTCATAAAGGGCTATTTGCAAGGTATACGCAAGAAGATCACCAAATTGTTGATGAAGCTTTGCGTGCAACGCGCATGGATGCTTTCAGTGAACGTACGCTTGATGCTCTTTCAGGTGGACAACGTCAGCGAGCGTGGATTGCGATGGCCCTTGCCCAAGGCACCGATCTTTTACTGCTGGATGAGCCAACGACGTACCTTGATCTAGCTCACCAAATTGAAGTGTTGGAACTGCTTCGTTCGTTAAATCAACAGCATCAGAGAACAATTGTGATGGTTCTCCATGATTTAAATCAAGCTGCACGCTATGGTGATTACTTAATTAGCATCTCTGAAGGGGCTATTTATAAGGAAGGTCCACCTGAAGAAGTATTTACAGAAAAAATGATTGAAGATGTTTTTCGTTTATCTTCAACAATTATTAAAAATCCGGTGGATCAATCTCCAATTTGTATTCCAACAGGCGTAATTAGGTAA
- a CDS encoding LysR family transcriptional regulator, producing the protein MYYDALRTFVTVVEEKSFTKAAEKLLISQPSVSVHIKNLEKEFQTSLFLRSPKLLKITPSGEILYTRAKQMIQIYEHTKRDIYEHHHLVKGTLTIGASFTIGEYVLPSFLAKLQAQYPDINVNVTIGNTKEIAQLVRHFKLDVGLIEGQTDDHELHIEPFMEDELVVVAGTSHPLAAQEHVAISELQNEGWVARETGSGTRAYLDLMMSSNGLKMKNMLTISSNQGVKEAVMQNLGLSVLSKSAIKQDVAQGNLAILNLDTEPFKRKFSYIYPTTNGQNKIVELFLHLLTSNQ; encoded by the coding sequence ATGTATTACGACGCATTACGAACCTTTGTGACCGTTGTAGAAGAGAAAAGCTTTACAAAAGCTGCCGAAAAATTATTAATTTCACAACCAAGCGTAAGCGTACATATAAAAAACTTAGAAAAAGAATTTCAAACATCATTGTTTTTACGCTCACCTAAATTATTAAAAATTACGCCAAGTGGAGAAATTCTTTACACTCGTGCAAAGCAAATGATTCAAATATATGAGCATACAAAACGAGATATTTATGAACATCATCACTTAGTCAAAGGTACTTTAACTATTGGAGCAAGTTTCACAATTGGTGAATACGTCCTTCCTTCTTTTCTCGCTAAACTTCAAGCACAGTATCCCGATATAAATGTGAACGTAACGATTGGAAACACAAAAGAAATTGCTCAGCTTGTTCGACACTTTAAGTTAGATGTAGGATTAATTGAAGGACAAACAGATGATCATGAGTTACATATTGAACCGTTTATGGAAGATGAGCTCGTGGTTGTAGCTGGTACCTCTCATCCATTGGCAGCACAGGAGCATGTTGCAATAAGTGAACTGCAAAACGAAGGATGGGTTGCGCGCGAAACGGGGTCTGGGACAAGAGCCTACCTTGATTTGATGATGAGCTCAAATGGATTAAAAATGAAGAATATGCTAACAATCAGCAGCAATCAGGGAGTTAAGGAAGCTGTTATGCAGAACTTAGGATTGTCTGTACTTTCTAAATCAGCTATAAAACAAGATGTTGCACAAGGCAATTTAGCCATCTTAAACCTTGATACAGAACCATTCAAACGTAAATTTTCGTATATTTATCCAACAACAAATGGGCAAAACAAAATTGTAGAACTTTTTTTACACCTGTTAACTTCTAACCAATAA
- a CDS encoding GntR family transcriptional regulator, which translates to MFDLDIRSRKPIYEQLVDKLKELIIHEVFKADEKLPSVRLLAKELTINPNTIQKAYRELEHQNYIYSIPGKGSFVTAQSELLNNEKVKKMKEDLVKLIAEAMYLGMGKDEILSLISQAEQTVKGGESDD; encoded by the coding sequence ATGTTTGATTTAGATATTCGCAGTCGTAAGCCTATTTATGAGCAATTGGTTGATAAGTTAAAGGAGCTAATTATTCATGAGGTATTTAAAGCAGACGAGAAGCTTCCGTCTGTACGTTTGTTAGCGAAAGAACTAACAATTAATCCTAATACAATTCAAAAAGCATATCGAGAGCTAGAACATCAAAATTACATTTATTCAATTCCTGGAAAAGGAAGTTTTGTGACGGCGCAATCGGAACTATTAAACAATGAAAAGGTGAAAAAAATGAAAGAAGACTTAGTAAAACTTATTGCTGAAGCGATGTATTTGGGAATGGGAAAAGACGAGATCTTATCACTTATTTCACAAGCTGAACAAACCGTCAAAGGGGGAGAAAGTGATGATTGA
- a CDS encoding ABC transporter ATP-binding protein, with the protein MIELTEVKKSFEDIKVLNNVSLTVRKGSIYGLLGSNGAGKTTLLKTIAGIYRQNSGSIHINNEEVFENVALKKSIIFLPDIPYFFAQSTIKQLAQFYKNMYPTWNEERFQQLKQAFPIDLKKKVHRMSKGMQRQVAFWLALSTMPDILILDEPLDGLDAVMRQKIKNLLVQDVAEREMTILISSHNLREVEDLCDHVGILHQGQLLIEKDLDDLKSDIHKIQVAFKGDVPLAFHEDLEILYEEKRGSVLLCIVRGKEKKLASRIQSYKPLVFDILPLTLEEIFIYEMGDVGYAIENIIV; encoded by the coding sequence ATGATTGAATTAACAGAAGTAAAGAAATCCTTTGAAGATATAAAAGTATTAAACAATGTTTCTCTAACTGTTAGAAAAGGGTCTATTTATGGTTTGCTAGGATCAAACGGTGCAGGTAAAACAACATTATTAAAAACAATTGCGGGGATTTACCGTCAAAATTCAGGGAGTATACATATCAATAATGAGGAAGTTTTTGAAAATGTAGCTCTTAAAAAAAGCATTATTTTTCTCCCAGACATTCCTTATTTTTTTGCACAATCAACTATTAAGCAGCTTGCGCAATTTTATAAGAATATGTATCCGACGTGGAACGAAGAGCGTTTTCAGCAGTTAAAGCAGGCATTTCCAATTGACTTGAAGAAAAAAGTACACCGTATGTCGAAAGGAATGCAACGTCAAGTAGCATTTTGGCTTGCTTTATCTACGATGCCAGACATTTTAATATTAGATGAGCCTCTAGATGGACTGGATGCTGTTATGCGTCAAAAAATCAAAAATTTGCTTGTACAAGACGTAGCGGAACGCGAAATGACTATTTTAATTTCGTCTCATAATCTTCGCGAAGTGGAAGATTTATGTGATCATGTCGGCATATTGCACCAAGGCCAGCTATTAATTGAAAAAGACCTTGACGATTTAAAATCCGATATTCATAAAATTCAAGTAGCATTTAAAGGCGATGTACCGCTTGCATTTCATGAAGACTTAGAAATCTTATACGAAGAGAAGCGAGGAAGCGTACTTCTTTGTATTGTACGCGGTAAAGAAAAGAAGCTGGCGTCTCGTATTCAATCATACAAACCGCTTGTATTCGATATTTTACCGCTTACGCTCGAAGAAATCTTTATTTATGAAATGGGGGATGTTGGTTATGCCATCGAAAATATCATCGTTTAA
- a CDS encoding YrzE family protein, producing the protein MPSKISSFNRGLFTQSFRSVGWIGLVYSFLLLFALPLQLLMKYTGNPEFKPEKIKTLFELFDGLQLVFMFTVPVLLAVFIFRYIQTKAAADYFHSLPVRREALYHQNIIVGIVILVVPVVITAGIIGLIKGMLNVEDLYTVKDVMVWAGYTVVFNLVVFFGTVAFGMFTGISILQAIFLYVLFLLPGGFIMLLLSNLKFYWYGFPIDYYLNKSAEKLIPFLHATELMTKKNLTISPWIYVILIIIFYAIGYIAYKKRHIEAATQSISFKWVKPIFVYGATTCALLVGGVYFGAMQGTFGWMIFGYILGALIGYIVAQVILHKTWRIAKYWKGFVIALAIFFAIGAFVHIDAFGYESKVPALDEVESIYFEEGTYLLTEDPTSEQYTEYGNEYVPPYYYTSKEAVEAIHRLHEQLAKNPVSMTNKDIQGDNGRTAAIAYKLKNGKTLVREYELNFKAYHPLYKKISETKEFKENFNPFLRSGDMSDVTSVQISSDGQISKQVSIRNPEDIKELAEVIKTSMKNETFEEMYSERVPWAYIDFYTGQGKNKQNVTWEKSYDEVSEWLKKKGLYNKARVLPEDIEKIVVLKNPHQHEIDFYADQEFPSLVESEQTIEVKNNDQKEEILKNVSWANNGAYLVGIYYKEDPSTPEVQEFTEETVPDFVKEKLLK; encoded by the coding sequence ATGCCATCGAAAATATCATCGTTTAATCGAGGGCTGTTTACACAGTCGTTTAGAAGCGTGGGATGGATTGGGTTAGTTTACTCATTTCTTCTTTTGTTTGCTCTTCCTCTCCAGCTTCTGATGAAGTATACAGGTAATCCAGAGTTTAAGCCAGAAAAGATTAAGACATTATTTGAGCTATTTGATGGCTTACAGCTTGTCTTTATGTTTACAGTACCGGTTCTACTCGCGGTGTTTATATTCCGCTATATTCAAACAAAAGCAGCAGCAGATTATTTTCATAGTTTACCAGTTCGAAGAGAAGCCTTATATCACCAAAATATCATTGTAGGTATCGTGATTCTCGTCGTACCTGTGGTAATTACAGCGGGTATAATTGGTCTGATAAAAGGGATGTTAAACGTTGAAGACCTCTATACAGTAAAAGATGTTATGGTATGGGCAGGTTACACAGTCGTTTTTAACCTTGTTGTGTTCTTTGGAACAGTAGCATTCGGAATGTTCACCGGAATCTCAATCTTACAAGCTATTTTCCTATACGTTCTGTTTCTTTTACCTGGTGGCTTTATCATGCTTCTTTTATCAAATTTGAAATTTTATTGGTATGGATTCCCAATTGATTATTATTTAAATAAAAGTGCTGAAAAGCTAATACCGTTTTTACATGCAACGGAGTTAATGACAAAAAAGAATTTAACAATTAGCCCATGGATTTATGTAATACTTATCATTATCTTTTATGCCATTGGATACATTGCGTATAAAAAGCGTCATATCGAAGCGGCAACTCAGTCCATCTCATTTAAATGGGTGAAGCCAATCTTTGTTTACGGTGCGACAACATGTGCACTACTTGTTGGTGGTGTTTACTTTGGAGCCATGCAAGGAACGTTTGGCTGGATGATTTTTGGCTATATATTAGGTGCTCTTATTGGTTATATTGTTGCTCAGGTAATACTACACAAAACGTGGAGGATTGCTAAGTATTGGAAAGGGTTCGTGATTGCATTAGCTATTTTCTTTGCAATTGGTGCATTTGTTCATATTGATGCATTTGGCTATGAATCAAAGGTTCCAGCATTAGATGAAGTGGAAAGTATTTATTTTGAAGAAGGAACCTATTTACTAACTGAAGATCCAACTAGTGAACAGTACACAGAATATGGAAATGAGTATGTGCCTCCTTATTACTACACAAGTAAAGAAGCAGTTGAGGCAATTCATCGACTGCATGAGCAATTAGCAAAGAATCCAGTCTCAATGACAAATAAGGATATTCAAGGAGATAATGGGCGCACAGCAGCAATAGCATATAAACTTAAAAATGGAAAGACGCTTGTGCGTGAATATGAGTTGAACTTTAAAGCGTACCATCCGCTATATAAGAAAATTTCTGAAACAAAAGAGTTTAAGGAAAACTTTAATCCATTTTTACGAAGTGGAGATATGAGCGACGTCACGAGTGTACAAATTAGTTCGGATGGACAAATCAGTAAGCAAGTTAGCATTCGAAATCCTGAAGATATTAAAGAGCTCGCTGAAGTAATAAAAACATCAATGAAAAACGAAACGTTTGAAGAAATGTACAGTGAGCGCGTACCATGGGCTTATATTGACTTCTATACGGGTCAAGGGAAAAATAAACAAAACGTAACCTGGGAAAAATCGTATGATGAAGTGAGCGAGTGGTTAAAGAAAAAAGGTTTATATAACAAAGCACGTGTATTGCCAGAAGATATTGAAAAAATAGTTGTGTTAAAAAACCCGCATCAGCATGAAATAGATTTTTATGCAGACCAAGAGTTTCCTTCATTAGTAGAATCTGAGCAAACGATTGAAGTGAAGAATAACGATCAAAAAGAAGAAATTTTGAAAAACGTGTCTTGGGCCAACAATGGAGCTTACTTAGTTGGTATCTATTATAAAGAAGATCCTAGTACACCTGAAGTTCAGGAATTTACTGAAGAAACAGTTCCCGACTTTGTTAAAGAAAAACTATTAAAATAA